One Comamonas endophytica DNA window includes the following coding sequences:
- a CDS encoding tryptophan--tRNA ligase, which produces MSQTRFLTGITPSGTPHLGNYVGAIRPAVQSSQRADVQSFYFLADYHALIKCSDPARVQRSTLEIAASWLAAGLDPEKVMLYRQSDVPEITELCWLLTCVTGKGVLNRAHAYKASVDKNVAAGNDVDADVTAGLFMYPVLMAADILMFQAHKVPVGRDQVQHLEMARDIASSFNHLYGELLVLPEVVIDDNVATLPGLDGRKMSKSYNNTIPLFTPREQLRKLINGITTDSRAPGEPKETEGSALFQLFQAFASNPETEALRARYAQGIAWGDAKQLVFERLDQEIAPMRARYDSLMADPAQIERILRTGGERARALATPLMRQLREAVGLRSLAQAQAPQAAKAQKSALPQFKQYREADGKFYFKLLSATGQLLLQSTGFDAPKEAGQSIARLQQQGSAALADLSGRLAPIEGVDAQEVAQALDQLVAANA; this is translated from the coding sequence ATGTCCCAAACCCGATTTCTCACCGGCATCACACCGTCGGGCACCCCGCATCTCGGCAACTACGTCGGCGCCATCCGCCCGGCCGTGCAATCGAGCCAGCGCGCCGATGTGCAGAGCTTCTACTTCCTGGCCGACTACCACGCGCTGATCAAGTGCTCCGATCCGGCGCGCGTGCAGCGCTCGACGCTGGAGATCGCCGCCAGCTGGCTGGCCGCGGGCCTGGACCCGGAGAAGGTCATGCTCTACCGCCAGTCCGACGTGCCCGAGATCACCGAGCTGTGCTGGCTGCTGACCTGCGTCACGGGCAAGGGCGTGCTCAACCGCGCCCATGCCTACAAGGCTTCGGTCGACAAGAACGTGGCCGCCGGCAATGACGTCGATGCCGATGTCACCGCCGGGCTGTTCATGTATCCGGTGCTGATGGCCGCCGACATATTGATGTTCCAGGCGCACAAGGTGCCGGTGGGCCGCGACCAGGTCCAGCACCTGGAGATGGCGCGCGACATCGCCTCGAGCTTCAACCATCTCTACGGCGAGCTGCTGGTGCTGCCCGAAGTGGTCATCGACGACAACGTCGCCACGCTGCCCGGCCTCGACGGCCGCAAGATGAGCAAGAGCTACAACAACACCATCCCGCTGTTCACGCCGCGCGAGCAGCTGCGCAAGCTGATCAACGGCATCACCACCGACTCGCGCGCGCCCGGCGAGCCCAAGGAGACCGAAGGCTCGGCGCTGTTCCAGCTGTTCCAGGCTTTTGCCTCGAACCCGGAAACCGAAGCGCTGCGCGCGCGCTACGCCCAGGGCATTGCCTGGGGCGATGCCAAGCAGCTGGTGTTCGAGCGCCTGGACCAGGAAATCGCGCCCATGCGCGCACGCTACGACAGCCTGATGGCCGACCCGGCGCAGATCGAGCGCATCCTGCGCACCGGCGGCGAACGCGCACGCGCGCTGGCCACGCCGCTGATGCGCCAGCTGCGCGAAGCCGTCGGCCTGCGCAGCCTGGCACAGGCCCAGGCCCCGCAGGCCGCCAAGGCGCAGAAATCGGCGCTGCCGCAGTTCAAGCAGTACCGCGAAGCCGACGGCAAGTTCTATTTCAAGCTGCTGTCGGCCACGGGCCAGCTGCTGCTGCAGAGCACCGGTTTCGACGCGCCCAAGGAAGCGGGCCAGAGCATCGCGCGGCTGCAGCAGCAGGGCAGCGCGGCGCTGGCTGACCTGAGCGGGCGTCTGGCGCCCATCGAAGGGGTCGATGCGCAGGAAGTTGCGCAGGCTCTTGACCAACTGGTTGCGGCCAACGCATAA